A window of Silurus meridionalis isolate SWU-2019-XX chromosome 4, ASM1480568v1, whole genome shotgun sequence contains these coding sequences:
- the luc7l gene encoding putative RNA-binding protein Luc7-like 1 isoform X1 gives MSAQAQMRALLDQLMGTARDGDESRQRVKFTDERVCKSHLLNCCPHDILSGTRMDLGECSKIHDLALRADYEIASKERDLFFELDAVDHLESFIADCDRRTELAKKRLAETQEEISAEVAAKAEKVHELNEEIGKLLAKAEQLGAEGNVDEAQKVLQEVEKVRTKKKDAEEEYRNSMPASSFQQQKLRVCEVCSAYLGLHDNDRRLADHFGGKLHLGFIQIREKLEQLKKTVLDKQERRNQERLKRREEREREERMMRKRTRSRSRERKSSRDGERERERERRRRRSRSSSRERRRTRSRSRDRERRRRHRSRSRSPSHSRREPSHRSSRDRLNGRAESRRSENRESGEL, from the exons ATGTCGGCCCAGGCGCAGATGAGAGCGCTGCTGGACCAGCTCATGGGAACGGCCAGGGACG GAGATGAGTCTCGACAGCGGGTGAAGTTCACGGATGAGCGAGTGTGTAAGTCTCACCTGCTGAACTGCTGTCCACATGACATCCTGTCTGGCACG cgCATGGACCTGGGCGAGTGCTCCAAGATCCATGACCTGGCTCTGAGGGCTGACTATGAGATTGCGTCTAAAGAGCGAGACCTGTTCTTCGAGCTGGAC GCCGTGGATCATCTGGAGTCCTTCATCGCTGACTGTGATCGGAGAACCGAGCTCGCGAAGAAACGTCTGGCCGAGACTCAGGAGGAGATCAGCGCAGAGGTCGCCGCCAAG gcgGAGAAGGTGCATGAGCTGAACGAAGAGATCGGGAAGCTCTTGGCCAAGGCAGAGCAGCTCGGCGCTGAGGGGAACGTGGATGAAGCTCAGAAGGTCCTCCAGGAAGTGGAGAAAGTGCGCACTAAGAAGAAAGATGCTGAG gagGAGTACAGGAACTCCATGCCTGCCTCCAGTTTCCAGCAGCAGAAGCTCAGAGTTTGTGAGGTGTGCTCCGCCTATCTGGGTCTCCATGACAACGACCGTCGTCTTGCCGACCACTTCGGTGGAAAACTGCACCTGGGCTTCATTCAGATCAGAGAAAAGCTGGAGCAGCTGAAG aaaacaGTCCTGGATAAGCAGGAGCGGCGAAACCAGGAGAGACtgaagaggagagaggagagggagcgTGAGgagaggatgatgaggaagag GACCAGATCACGCAGCCGTGAGCGCaagag TTCTCGTGATGGCgagcgtgagagagagcgagagaggagaCGGCGAAGATCTCGCTCTTCTTCCCGGGAGAGACGCAGAACAAGATCTCGAtccagagacagagagagacgcAGGAGACACCGGTCACGCTCCAGATCTCCCTCGCACTCTCGCAGGGAGCCCTCGCACAG gtcaTCCCGGGACCGTCTTAACGGGAGGGCGGAGTCTCGTCGCTCCGAAAACAGAGAGTCTGGAGAGCTTTGA
- the luc7l gene encoding putative RNA-binding protein Luc7-like 1 isoform X2 yields the protein MDLGECSKIHDLALRADYEIASKERDLFFELDAVDHLESFIADCDRRTELAKKRLAETQEEISAEVAAKAEKVHELNEEIGKLLAKAEQLGAEGNVDEAQKVLQEVEKVRTKKKDAEEEYRNSMPASSFQQQKLRVCEVCSAYLGLHDNDRRLADHFGGKLHLGFIQIREKLEQLKKTVLDKQERRNQERLKRREEREREERMMRKRTRSRSRERKSSRDGERERERERRRRRSRSSSRERRRTRSRSRDRERRRRHRSRSRSPSHSRREPSHRSSRDRLNGRAESRRSENRESGEL from the exons ATGGACCTGGGCGAGTGCTCCAAGATCCATGACCTGGCTCTGAGGGCTGACTATGAGATTGCGTCTAAAGAGCGAGACCTGTTCTTCGAGCTGGAC GCCGTGGATCATCTGGAGTCCTTCATCGCTGACTGTGATCGGAGAACCGAGCTCGCGAAGAAACGTCTGGCCGAGACTCAGGAGGAGATCAGCGCAGAGGTCGCCGCCAAG gcgGAGAAGGTGCATGAGCTGAACGAAGAGATCGGGAAGCTCTTGGCCAAGGCAGAGCAGCTCGGCGCTGAGGGGAACGTGGATGAAGCTCAGAAGGTCCTCCAGGAAGTGGAGAAAGTGCGCACTAAGAAGAAAGATGCTGAG gagGAGTACAGGAACTCCATGCCTGCCTCCAGTTTCCAGCAGCAGAAGCTCAGAGTTTGTGAGGTGTGCTCCGCCTATCTGGGTCTCCATGACAACGACCGTCGTCTTGCCGACCACTTCGGTGGAAAACTGCACCTGGGCTTCATTCAGATCAGAGAAAAGCTGGAGCAGCTGAAG aaaacaGTCCTGGATAAGCAGGAGCGGCGAAACCAGGAGAGACtgaagaggagagaggagagggagcgTGAGgagaggatgatgaggaagag GACCAGATCACGCAGCCGTGAGCGCaagag TTCTCGTGATGGCgagcgtgagagagagcgagagaggagaCGGCGAAGATCTCGCTCTTCTTCCCGGGAGAGACGCAGAACAAGATCTCGAtccagagacagagagagacgcAGGAGACACCGGTCACGCTCCAGATCTCCCTCGCACTCTCGCAGGGAGCCCTCGCACAG gtcaTCCCGGGACCGTCTTAACGGGAGGGCGGAGTCTCGTCGCTCCGAAAACAGAGAGTCTGGAGAGCTTTGA